A region of the Cyanobium usitatum str. Tous genome:
GATCGTCACCCTCTGCTGCGATCGCTGCCTCCAGCACTTCAACCATCCCCTGCGCGCCAGCAACCAGGAACTGCTTTGGATCGGCGAACCCACCCCCATCCAATCCGACTCGATGGCCATCGAGAGCGAGGCTGACGACAGCGGCCTGATGGAGCAGCTCGATCCCAGGGGCAATTTCGATCCAGAACACTGGGTATTTGAGCAACTAAACCTGCTGCTACCGATCGTTAACCACTGCGGCAAAGACTGCCCCGGTCCGGCCACCTGGAGCAGCGACGACGCCGGCATCGATTCCCGCTGGAGTGCCCTGCAGGGCCTGAACCCCTGAGACTCCCTCCGTGACCGACAGCTGGGCCGACCAACTCGATCTACTGATCCGGGCACGCACGCCGATTCTGTGGATCCGCAGCCTCGAGGAGGAACGGGTTGATGGCCTGCTGGAGCAAGCAGCCCAGCGACTGGGCGGCCGCACCCTGCTGCGCTGGGACTTCATTGATGGCTTGAGCGGTGCCCCAAACCGGAGCGGCGAGGCCACCCGCAACCCGATGGCGGCCCTGGCCTGTCTCGACACCCTGCCGCCCGAGCAGGGGGCCCTGCTGGTGCTGCGCGATTTTCACCGCTATTGCGAAGACGCCGGCGTCTGCCGCAGGCTGCGCAACCTGGCCTCGAGCCTGCGCCAGGCACCCCGCACCCTGGTGATCACCGCCC
Encoded here:
- a CDS encoding YceD family protein, producing MSNSPKPEHSEPLVGERLRPVPLSDLRHLDAGRHWQIDQTIEGLASLTPVRGQLHVSHRGNLLEVVGKAETIVTLCCDRCLQHFNHPLRASNQELLWIGEPTPIQSDSMAIESEADDSGLMEQLDPRGNFDPEHWVFEQLNLLLPIVNHCGKDCPGPATWSSDDAGIDSRWSALQGLNP